Proteins co-encoded in one Papaver somniferum cultivar HN1 chromosome 5, ASM357369v1, whole genome shotgun sequence genomic window:
- the LOC113283769 gene encoding pentatricopeptide repeat-containing protein At1g63080, mitochondrial-like isoform X1, which translates to MILLLGKVISKRPSPSSSLLIPLHNHIHSLISSLQTNHFENVVINHCKSGKIEKIDDALDYFNKMISMIPLPSIASFNHILSSVSKIGCYLDVITMYKKMNDVGIEPCFFTLSILINCCCELNEIYYGFSLFGGILKRGYGPNVIVFSILIKGLCMEGKIFDALKLFDKMIECGVQPNAITCSTIITGICGICELDDAIEFLRKWNCEADIISFSLVIDALCKRGSVDEALNLFSETIDVSKIAPNVVVFNTLIDGLCNSNRLIEAVKVFDDMSSQGVSADSYTYSSLIKGLCNSDRLSEAVNVFNSMSSRGVSADSYTYNSLIHGLCRRGLWKETIRYFDEMVGSGISPDVVTFNVLINSLAKEGRMEEASNIFDVMIKLRREPDLYTYNSMILGLCSTDNLEEAHRLFDSITDKGLEQNVYSFGVLINGYCKRCRLDEAIQLFRKMQNKGLKPNQVTYTTLIDGLCKTGKFRMVQSMLIEMQAYGVSPDIITYNTLVNGLCKAGNIEKARQLFFEIPIKGLAANVVTYNTMINGLCKEGMFIEAEKVINEMKNIGCEPDAITYNAIIKGYLEENYVAKALEFLEELRGRKLSLNNATKSLLISSLSADQLKNLDLLET; encoded by the coding sequence ATGATTCTCCTCCTGGGAAAGGTAATCTCCAAACgcccttcaccatcatcatcactacTTATCCCTCTGCATAATCATATTCATTCCTTGATATCATCTCTACAAACAAATCATTTCGAAAATGTAGTGATTAATCACTGTAAGTCCGGAaaaatcgagaaaatagatgATGCTTTGGATTACTTTAACAAAATGATTTCGATGATTCCATTGCCATCTATTGCTTCATTTAATCATATACTTAGTTCAGTTTCCAAAATCGGATGTTATTTAGATGTAATCACAATGTATAAGAAGATGAATGACGTCGGAATTGAACCTTGTTTCTTTACATTGAGCATTTTGATTAATTGTTGTTGTGAATTGAATGAAATTTATTATGGGTTCAGTTTGTTTGGTGGGATTCTAAAGAGGGGTTATGGTCCGAATGTGATTGTGTTTAGTATTTTGATCAAGGGGTTGTGCATGGAAGGGAAGATTTTTGATGCACTTAAACTGTTTGATAAAATGATTGAATGTGGAGTTCAACCAAATGCCATCACATGTAGTACAATAATAACTGGGATTTGTGGAATTTGTGAATTGGATGATGCTATTGAGTTTCTGAGGAAATGGAATTGCGAAGCTGATATTATTTCGTTTAGTCTGGTTATTGATGCTTTATGCAAAAGAGGATCAGTTGATGAGGCTCTGAATCTCTTTTCTGAAACGATAGATGTTTCGAAAATTGCACCAAATGTTGTTGTGTTTAATACTCTGATTGACGGACTGTGCAATTCTAACAGGTTAATCGAAGCAGTTAAAGTCTTCGATGACATGTCTAGTCAAGGAGTTTCCGCAGATTCATATACTTACAGTTCTCTGATCAAAGGACTTTGCAATTCTGATAGGTTAAGTGAAGCAGTTAATGTCTTCAATAGCATGTCTAGTCGAGGAGTTTCTGCGGATTCATATACTTACAATTCTCTAATTCATGGTCTATGCAGGCGTGGGTTATGGAAGGAAACAATAAGATATTTTGATGAAATGGTGGGGAGTGGGATTTCGCCAGATGTAGTTACCTTTAACGTATTAATAAATTCTCTGGCTAAAGAAGGAAGGATGGAAGAAGCTTCCAATATATTTGATGTGATGATTAAGTTACGCAGAGAACCTGATCTATATACTTATAATTCCATGATACTTGGTCTGTGTTCGACGGATAATCTAGAGGAGGCACACAGATTGTTTGACTCCATTACGGATAAGGGTCTTGAACAAAATGTTTATAGCTTCGGTGTGTTGATTAATGGGTATTGCAAGAGGTGTAGgttggatgaagctattcaaCTGTTCAGAAAAATGCAAAACAAGGGATTGAAACCTAACCAAGTTACCTACACTACACTAATAGATGGATTATGCAAGACTGGAAAATTTAGAATGGTGCAGAGTATGTTAATTGAGATGCAAGCTTATGGGGTATCTCCGGATATAATTACATATAATACACTTGTGAATGGGTTGTGCAAAGCTGGAAACATTGAGAAGGCAAGACAACTCTTCTTTGAAATTCCTATCAAAGGATTAGCTGCGAACGTTGTAACATATAACACCATGATCAATGGCTTGTGCAAAGAAGGGATGTTTATTGAAGCCGAAAAGGTGATcaatgaaatgaaaaatataGGTTGCGAGCCTGATGCCATCACTTATAATGCCATTATTAAGGGTTATCTTGAGGAAAATTATGTTGCAAAAGCATTAGAGTTTCTGGAAGAACTGCGCGGAAGGAAATTGTCACTGAACAATGCCACAAAATCTCTATTAATAAGTTCCTTGTCCGCAGATCAACTCAAAAACTTGGATTTACTTGAAACCTAG
- the LOC113280148 gene encoding F-box/LRR-repeat protein 12-like: protein MSLSSSNTDKKGMDKFQLISKTVQEQRSTADAYPCSKTLTITDLPDDCLRHVHKRLEARTVYSSFGLHLKSLCLGGLPEVTDYAISQIQLFGSEVRFLWLKDLIKYPDKKLCLIFSSLPHLEVVCLSGTRITDKGLEVLAKCCASLERVDLGNCQQITDEGLKVL, encoded by the exons ATGAGTTTATCATCCAGCAACACCGACAAAAAAGGGATGGATAAGTTCCAGCTAATTTCAAAAACAGTACAAGAACAAAGATCGACGGCTGATGCGTATCCTTGCAGTAAAACCTTAACAATTACAGATCTCCCAGATGACTGTCTACGCCATGTACATAAGAGACTAGAAGCCCGTACTGTCTATAGTTCCTTTGGTTTG CACCTTAAAAGTTTGTGTCTAGGCGGTCTCCCTGAGGTAACAGATTATGCTATATCACAGATACAATTGTTTGGGTCAGAAGTTCGGTTTCTATGGTTGAAGGATCTTATTAAATATCCAGATAAGAAGTTGTGTTTGATATTTTCTTCGTTGCCTCATTTGGAAGTTGTATGTTTGAGCGGTACTCGTATTACTGATAAAGGTTTAGAAGTTCTGGCAAAATGTTGTGCATCCTTAGAGAGAGTCGACCTCGGAAATTGTCAACAGATTACTGATGAGGGTTTAAAAGTCCTGTGA
- the LOC113280147 gene encoding F-box/LRR-repeat protein 12-like, with product MEFPFDEHKAELTEMLNIGGATKNKLHVSGVFHKCFVEVDEQGTEAAASTAIWGDCEEDCIIDDSPPPPRIDFVADHPFMFIIREEKSGLEVFAKCCASLEKVDLRNCGKITDKGLEVLAKSCVYLVEIDLGECQRVTDKGLEGLSKYCASLEKADIRCCKKITDKGLEVLAKSCASLENVDLTDCQGITDSGISFLIQNCSSIHSLGVSDCGYVTGTGFVGCPKTLTKVDATNMFKLTTEGIKAIVSGGGIQSLSLSGNAINNEAVITISKSCPLLKSLQLKSCHEVQLEGWKAIGLYCRNLVDLHVVECRNLCDQGLKALCYGCNKLCYLFVDRWSYFTVKLFKRERPDVYLLGLD from the exons ATGGAATTTCCTTTTGATGAACACAAAGCAGAGCTGACGGAGATGTTGAATATTGGCGGTGCTACTAAAAACAAGCTTCATGTTTCAGGTGTTTTTCACAAGTGTTTTGTTGAAGTTGATGAACAAGGAACTGAAGCTGCTGCTTCTACTGCTATTTGGGGGGATTGTGAGGAGGATTGCATTATAGACGATTCGCCTCCTCCTCCTCGGATCGATTTTGTGGCCGATCATCCATTCATGTTCATTATAAGAGAAGAGAAGAGTG GTTTAGAAGTCTTCGCAAAGTGTTGTGCATCCTTAGAGAAAGTCGACCTCAGAAACTGTGGGAAGATTACTGACAAAGGTTTAGAAGTTCTGGCTAAAAGTTGTGTATACTTAGTGGAAATCGACCTCGGAGAATGTCAACGGGTTACTGATAAAGGCTTAGAAGGCCTGTCAAAATATTGTGCATCCCTAGAAAAAGCCGACATCAGATGCTGTAAGAAGATTACTGATAAAGGTTTAGAAGTGCTCGCCAAAAGTTGTGCATCCTTAGAGAATGTTGATTTAACAGACTGTCAAGGGATAACTGATTCAGGAATAAGTTTTCTCATACAAAACTGTTCCAGTATTCATTCACTTGGAGTTTCAGATTGCGGCTATGTAACTGGTACTGGTTTTGTTGGGTGTCCAAAGACCTTGACTAAAGTTGATGCAACAAACATGTTTAAACTTACAACAGAGGGAATTAAAGCAATAGTAAGTGGAGGTGGGATTCAATCTCTAAGTCTATCAGGAAACGCAATTAATAATGAAGCAGTTATAACTATTTCAAAAAGTTGCCCTCTATTAAAATCATTGCAGCTGAAATCTTGTCATGAGGTACAACTTGAAGGATGGAAAGCTATTGGTCTGTATTGCCGAAACTTGGTAGACCTTCACGTGGTTGAGTGCCGGAATTTATGTGACCAAGGGTTGAAAGCTTTGTGTTATGGATGTAACAAGCTTTGTTATTTATTTGTGGACAGATGGAGTTATTTTACTGTTAAGCTTTTCAAGCGAGAAAGACCCGATGTGTATCTCCTAGGGCTTGATTAA
- the LOC113283769 gene encoding pentatricopeptide repeat-containing protein At3g22470, mitochondrial-like isoform X2, whose translation MILLLGKVISKRPSPSSSLLIPLHNHIHSLISSLQTNHFENVVINHCKSGKIEKIDDALDYFNKMISMIPLPSIASFNHILSSVSKIGCYLDVITMYKKMNDVGIEPCFFTLSILINCCCELNEIYYGFSLFGGILKRGYGPNVIVFSILIKGLCMEGKIFDALKLFDKMIECGVQPNAITCSTIITGICGICELDDAIEFLRKWNCEADIISFSLVIDALCKRGSVDEALNLFSETIDVSKIAPNVVVFNTLIDGLCNSNRLIEAVKVFDDMSSQGVSADSYTYSSLIKGLCNSDRRGLWKETIRYFDEMVGSGISPDVVTFNVLINSLAKEGRMEEASNIFDVMIKLRREPDLYTYNSMILGLCSTDNLEEAHRLFDSITDKGLEQNVYSFGVLINGYCKRCRLDEAIQLFRKMQNKGLKPNQVTYTTLIDGLCKTGKFRMVQSMLIEMQAYGVSPDIITYNTLVNGLCKAGNIEKARQLFFEIPIKGLAANVVTYNTMINGLCKEGMFIEAEKVINEMKNIGCEPDAITYNAIIKGYLEENYVAKALEFLEELRGRKLSLNNATKSLLISSLSADQLKNLDLLET comes from the exons ATGATTCTCCTCCTGGGAAAGGTAATCTCCAAACgcccttcaccatcatcatcactacTTATCCCTCTGCATAATCATATTCATTCCTTGATATCATCTCTACAAACAAATCATTTCGAAAATGTAGTGATTAATCACTGTAAGTCCGGAaaaatcgagaaaatagatgATGCTTTGGATTACTTTAACAAAATGATTTCGATGATTCCATTGCCATCTATTGCTTCATTTAATCATATACTTAGTTCAGTTTCCAAAATCGGATGTTATTTAGATGTAATCACAATGTATAAGAAGATGAATGACGTCGGAATTGAACCTTGTTTCTTTACATTGAGCATTTTGATTAATTGTTGTTGTGAATTGAATGAAATTTATTATGGGTTCAGTTTGTTTGGTGGGATTCTAAAGAGGGGTTATGGTCCGAATGTGATTGTGTTTAGTATTTTGATCAAGGGGTTGTGCATGGAAGGGAAGATTTTTGATGCACTTAAACTGTTTGATAAAATGATTGAATGTGGAGTTCAACCAAATGCCATCACATGTAGTACAATAATAACTGGGATTTGTGGAATTTGTGAATTGGATGATGCTATTGAGTTTCTGAGGAAATGGAATTGCGAAGCTGATATTATTTCGTTTAGTCTGGTTATTGATGCTTTATGCAAAAGAGGATCAGTTGATGAGGCTCTGAATCTCTTTTCTGAAACGATAGATGTTTCGAAAATTGCACCAAATGTTGTTGTGTTTAATACTCTGATTGACGGACTGTGCAATTCTAACAGGTTAATCGAAGCAGTTAAAGTCTTCGATGACATGTCTAGTCAAGGAGTTTCCGCAGATTCATATACTTACAGTTCTCTGATCAAAGGACTTTGCAATTCTGATAG GCGTGGGTTATGGAAGGAAACAATAAGATATTTTGATGAAATGGTGGGGAGTGGGATTTCGCCAGATGTAGTTACCTTTAACGTATTAATAAATTCTCTGGCTAAAGAAGGAAGGATGGAAGAAGCTTCCAATATATTTGATGTGATGATTAAGTTACGCAGAGAACCTGATCTATATACTTATAATTCCATGATACTTGGTCTGTGTTCGACGGATAATCTAGAGGAGGCACACAGATTGTTTGACTCCATTACGGATAAGGGTCTTGAACAAAATGTTTATAGCTTCGGTGTGTTGATTAATGGGTATTGCAAGAGGTGTAGgttggatgaagctattcaaCTGTTCAGAAAAATGCAAAACAAGGGATTGAAACCTAACCAAGTTACCTACACTACACTAATAGATGGATTATGCAAGACTGGAAAATTTAGAATGGTGCAGAGTATGTTAATTGAGATGCAAGCTTATGGGGTATCTCCGGATATAATTACATATAATACACTTGTGAATGGGTTGTGCAAAGCTGGAAACATTGAGAAGGCAAGACAACTCTTCTTTGAAATTCCTATCAAAGGATTAGCTGCGAACGTTGTAACATATAACACCATGATCAATGGCTTGTGCAAAGAAGGGATGTTTATTGAAGCCGAAAAGGTGATcaatgaaatgaaaaatataGGTTGCGAGCCTGATGCCATCACTTATAATGCCATTATTAAGGGTTATCTTGAGGAAAATTATGTTGCAAAAGCATTAGAGTTTCTGGAAGAACTGCGCGGAAGGAAATTGTCACTGAACAATGCCACAAAATCTCTATTAATAAGTTCCTTGTCCGCAGATCAACTCAAAAACTTGGATTTACTTGAAACCTAG